One segment of Radiobacillus kanasensis DNA contains the following:
- a CDS encoding conserved virulence factor C family protein, whose protein sequence is MKIVSIEPTPSPHSMKININETLPDGQSANYKSGDHVETAPNIIQQLLKIEGVKGLYHVADFLALERHPKVAWESILPEVRSVFGQTEEVTSTQASSVTDEEDPYKEIKVFLQMYRDIPIQIKLQEGEEEHRVGLPSEFMDAVMKASADSPSFVMERKWVEQSTRYGTVDEIGKEVKEEILASYDVERLEKLVHLALESESIEETKPTETVSSLLNAFYSKDWKVRYAALDKMDPTFETIPVLEKALQDEKASIRRLATAYLGMIEEPEVLPYLFIALKDKAVTVRRTAGDCLSDLGFKEAMPNVIESLKDSNRLVRWRAAMFLFELGDETALKALKEAADDPEFEVRMQIKLAIERIEGGEEAKGSVWHQMTQATKNNQ, encoded by the coding sequence ACTATAAATCTGGAGACCATGTAGAAACAGCACCTAACATTATTCAACAGCTATTGAAAATTGAAGGGGTGAAAGGGCTCTATCACGTCGCGGACTTCCTTGCCTTGGAACGCCATCCAAAAGTAGCATGGGAATCCATTCTTCCTGAAGTTAGAAGCGTATTCGGTCAAACGGAAGAAGTTACTTCTACTCAAGCTTCCTCGGTTACGGATGAAGAGGATCCATATAAAGAAATAAAAGTCTTTCTGCAAATGTATCGAGATATCCCGATTCAGATTAAGCTACAAGAAGGGGAAGAAGAACATAGAGTTGGGCTACCTAGCGAATTTATGGACGCAGTCATGAAGGCTTCCGCAGATTCTCCATCATTTGTAATGGAACGTAAATGGGTAGAACAGAGTACTCGTTATGGCACCGTGGATGAGATTGGAAAAGAAGTAAAAGAAGAAATCCTGGCAAGCTACGATGTGGAGAGATTGGAAAAACTCGTCCATCTGGCTTTGGAATCGGAATCCATAGAGGAAACGAAACCAACTGAAACTGTATCTAGCTTATTAAACGCATTTTATAGTAAAGATTGGAAAGTACGGTATGCCGCATTAGATAAAATGGATCCCACTTTTGAAACAATACCAGTCCTCGAAAAAGCTCTGCAAGATGAAAAAGCCTCCATTCGAAGACTTGCTACAGCTTATCTTGGAATGATAGAGGAGCCTGAAGTGCTTCCCTATTTATTTATTGCGTTAAAGGATAAAGCTGTTACGGTAAGAAGGACCGCTGGTGATTGCCTATCCGATTTAGGTTTTAAAGAAGCAATGCCCAATGTGATCGAATCGTTAAAGGATTCTAATCGTCTCGTGCGTTGGAGAGCTGCGATGTTTCTATTTGAACTAGGAGACGAAACTGCGCTTAAAGCGTTAAAAGAAGCTGCTGATGATCCAGAATTCGAGGTACGAATGCAGATTAAGTTGGCCATCGAACGCATTGAAGGTGGAGAAGAAGCAAAAGGGTCTGTTTGGCATCAAATGACACAAGCAACAAAAAATAATCAATAG
- a CDS encoding BrxA/BrxB family bacilliredoxin — protein MHPYEQYMKEVSQPMRDELTNAGFSELTTPEAVDTFMGETKGTSLVVVNSVCGCAAGLARPAIRESLSNEKKPEHLVTVFAGQDREATARMRDYFEGIEPSSPSVALLKDGQVVHFVPRENIEDHDIEEIVSNLTKAYKEYC, from the coding sequence ATGCATCCTTATGAACAATATATGAAAGAAGTATCTCAACCGATGAGAGATGAATTAACGAATGCAGGCTTTTCAGAATTAACAACGCCTGAAGCAGTTGACACTTTTATGGGGGAAACGAAAGGAACCTCCCTAGTGGTCGTGAATTCTGTTTGTGGCTGTGCAGCAGGATTAGCACGACCTGCCATCCGCGAATCATTATCTAATGAGAAAAAACCAGAACATCTCGTAACTGTTTTTGCTGGACAAGATCGAGAAGCGACCGCAAGAATGCGTGACTACTTTGAAGGGATTGAACCCTCCTCTCCATCCGTAGCTCTCTTGAAGGATGGGCAAGTCGTACATTTTGTTCCAAGAGAAAATATTGAAGACCATGATATCGAAGAGATTGTTTCTAATCTTACAAAAGCATATAAAGAATATTGCTAA
- a CDS encoding YfhD family protein, with amino-acid sequence MGRDDHNNKSKSRHKLAQTPKYEKTTDGIDVEFSKEFADNEDMEAQARSKAADSRAHKK; translated from the coding sequence ATGGGAAGAGATGATCACAATAACAAAAGCAAGAGTAGACACAAGCTTGCCCAAACGCCAAAGTACGAAAAAACCACAGATGGCATCGATGTAGAATTCTCTAAAGAATTTGCAGATAACGAAGATATGGAAGCGCAAGCTCGTTCCAAAGCTGCTGATTCTAGAGCACACAAAAAATAA
- the qoxA gene encoding cytochrome aa3 quinol oxidase subunit II has translation MRFLKYIIPLVLLLAVLTGCETNLVVLDPQGPVAAKQADLIIFSMILMAVVVVVVFALFGFIVWKYREKPENMDKEPEEEEGSKALEITWFIIPVIIVTILSVPTVMATYELEEIPEAYDHKEPLVVHVTSADWKWIFSYPEQGIETVNYLNIPADTPVLFKLTSTGTMQSFWVPALGGQKYTMANMQTKLYLVADNPGTYLGRNTNFNGKGYAHMDFEVEAQTSEDFNKWVQEIKETAPDLTKEKYVQIVQPGQVGRMTFNETHLQWFQHADHHSELLTDPEDYEINHDGSSEEHQEEAEKEEEPHNMEEEHGDHNMEHIHNHGSSDEQGGESE, from the coding sequence ATGAGATTTCTTAAATATATAATCCCTCTCGTTCTGTTATTGGCAGTTCTTACTGGATGTGAAACAAATTTGGTGGTCCTTGATCCACAAGGTCCTGTCGCAGCTAAACAAGCAGACTTAATTATCTTCTCCATGATATTAATGGCTGTTGTTGTAGTCGTGGTATTTGCCCTATTTGGATTCATCGTATGGAAATACCGAGAAAAACCAGAAAACATGGATAAGGAGCCTGAAGAAGAGGAAGGCAGTAAAGCACTAGAGATAACTTGGTTTATCATCCCTGTTATTATTGTTACGATCCTTTCCGTCCCTACAGTTATGGCTACTTATGAATTAGAAGAAATCCCAGAAGCTTATGATCATAAAGAGCCTTTGGTTGTCCATGTAACTTCTGCAGACTGGAAATGGATCTTTAGTTATCCGGAGCAAGGAATCGAAACAGTGAACTACTTAAATATTCCAGCAGATACTCCAGTCTTATTTAAACTGACCTCTACAGGTACTATGCAATCCTTTTGGGTACCAGCATTGGGTGGTCAAAAATATACGATGGCCAACATGCAAACAAAGCTTTATTTAGTAGCAGATAATCCAGGAACCTATCTTGGAAGAAACACAAACTTCAACGGAAAAGGTTATGCACACATGGACTTCGAAGTCGAGGCCCAAACAAGTGAAGACTTTAACAAGTGGGTTCAAGAAATAAAAGAAACAGCTCCAGATTTAACAAAAGAGAAATATGTACAAATCGTACAACCGGGTCAAGTTGGAAGAATGACATTTAACGAAACACACTTACAATGGTTCCAACACGCTGACCATCATTCAGAGCTTCTAACAGACCCAGAAGATTACGAAATTAATCACGATGGTTCTTCCGAAGAACATCAAGAAGAAGCAGAAAAAGAAGAAGAACCACATAATATGGAGGAAGAACATGGTGACCACAATATGGAACATATCCATAACCATGGTTCCTCAGATGAACAAGGAGGCGAATCAGAATGA
- the qoxB gene encoding cytochrome aa3 quinol oxidase subunit I: MSLDKLLVDGGPLIIGSQIAIGLTIVSILFLITYLKKWKYLWKEWFTTVDHKRIGIMYILAGVVMFFRGGVDGLLMKAQTSRPNMELLDAQHYDEIFTTHGVIMILFMAMPMLIGIMNVVIPLQIGARDVAFPKLNALSFWLFFAGAMLFNVSFVVGGSPDAGWTSYFPLAGKEFTPGVGNNYYAIALQIAGIGTLATGINFIVTILKMRAPGMKLMKMPMFTWTSFITSIIIVAAFPIFTVALAFMTLDRLFGTHFFTVAAGGDPMLWLNLFWLWGHPEVYIVVLPAFGMFSEVIATFARKNLYGYKSMVLSIVGIAFLSMLVWVHHFYTMGSGPAVNSVFSITTMMIAIPTGVKIFNWLFTMRKGRIKFTNAMLWSLAFIPCFTIGGVTGVMLAMAAADYQYHNTMFLVAHFHYVLIPGVVFAVFAGLYYWWPKMFGFCLNEKIGKWHFWLFVIGFNMTFMPMFFVGLKGMSRRMYTYSEGLGWEGLLGFSAVGSLVLAAGFAALCYNIYWSFRYAPRNVGNDPWDARTLEWATASPAPHYNFAKTPEVSSLDEYWVMKKEGRTDLKKEEITDIHMPSNAWSPFFMCVAFGVVGFFLVFEWFTLAAISAVAIVIGLIANSFDYDEGYHVSAEEVEEAERKWRGELK, from the coding sequence ATGAGTCTAGATAAACTTTTAGTAGACGGTGGACCACTAATTATTGGCTCCCAAATTGCGATTGGCCTAACAATAGTTTCCATTCTTTTCTTAATTACGTACCTGAAAAAGTGGAAGTACCTATGGAAAGAATGGTTTACGACAGTAGACCATAAAAGAATAGGTATTATGTATATTTTAGCTGGTGTTGTCATGTTCTTCCGTGGTGGTGTGGATGGCTTATTAATGAAAGCCCAAACGTCACGCCCGAACATGGAGTTATTAGATGCACAGCACTATGATGAGATTTTTACCACACACGGCGTTATTATGATTCTTTTCATGGCAATGCCGATGTTAATTGGGATTATGAACGTGGTTATTCCTCTACAAATTGGAGCACGTGACGTTGCATTTCCCAAACTGAACGCATTAAGCTTTTGGTTATTCTTTGCTGGTGCGATGTTATTTAACGTTTCCTTCGTAGTTGGAGGATCACCAGACGCTGGTTGGACTTCTTATTTTCCATTAGCCGGTAAAGAATTCACACCTGGCGTAGGAAATAACTATTATGCGATTGCCCTACAAATTGCAGGTATTGGTACGTTAGCAACAGGGATTAACTTTATCGTAACGATTTTGAAAATGCGTGCACCGGGAATGAAGTTAATGAAAATGCCGATGTTTACATGGACTTCTTTTATTACATCCATCATCATCGTTGCTGCATTCCCTATTTTCACCGTAGCACTTGCATTTATGACATTAGATCGTTTATTCGGTACCCATTTCTTCACAGTCGCAGCAGGTGGAGATCCAATGCTTTGGCTCAACCTATTTTGGCTTTGGGGTCATCCTGAGGTTTATATTGTTGTTTTACCTGCTTTTGGTATGTTTTCCGAAGTTATTGCTACATTCGCAAGAAAGAATCTTTATGGGTATAAATCCATGGTACTCTCCATTGTAGGAATTGCCTTTTTAAGTATGCTCGTGTGGGTTCACCACTTCTACACAATGGGATCTGGACCTGCCGTTAACTCTGTTTTCTCGATAACGACCATGATGATTGCCATTCCTACTGGAGTCAAGATCTTCAACTGGTTGTTCACGATGAGAAAAGGACGCATTAAGTTTACCAATGCGATGCTTTGGTCATTAGCATTCATTCCTTGCTTTACGATTGGTGGGGTAACAGGTGTTATGCTAGCAATGGCCGCAGCCGATTACCAATATCATAATACAATGTTTCTAGTGGCACACTTCCACTACGTATTAATTCCTGGTGTGGTATTCGCCGTATTTGCTGGCCTTTACTACTGGTGGCCAAAAATGTTTGGCTTCTGCCTAAATGAAAAAATAGGGAAATGGCATTTCTGGCTATTCGTTATTGGATTTAACATGACATTCATGCCGATGTTCTTTGTTGGACTAAAAGGAATGTCCCGCCGTATGTACACATACTCAGAGGGACTAGGTTGGGAAGGTCTACTAGGCTTCTCGGCAGTAGGATCTCTAGTATTAGCAGCAGGTTTTGCTGCACTATGCTACAACATCTATTGGAGCTTCCGATATGCACCAAGAAATGTCGGAAACGACCCATGGGATGCTCGTACTCTAGAATGGGCAACCGCATCTCCTGCACCACATTATAACTTTGCGAAAACACCAGAAGTATCATCTCTTGATGAGTACTGGGTGATGAAAAAAGAAGGCAGAACAGATTTGAAGAAAGAAGAAATTACAGATATTCATATGCCTAGTAATGCGTGGTCACCATTCTTTATGTGTGTCGCATTTGGAGTCGTTGGCTTCTTCTTAGTATTTGAATGGTTTACACTTGCCGCAATCTCAGCTGTCGCCATTGTTATCGGGCTTATTGCCAATTCATTTGATTATGATGAAGGCTATCATGTTTCCGCGGAAGAAGTAGAAGAAGCGGAACGTAAATGGAGAGGTGAACTGAAATGA
- the qoxC gene encoding cytochrome aa3 quinol oxidase subunit III: MSTHTQSTGPLEYRGLQNQMNILGFWIFLGAEIVLFSTLFASYFVLEMNTAGGPTQAELFKIKDVMIETMLLLTSSFTSGLAIHQMREGKLKGLISWMIVTLLLGLGFVYMEVTEFIHYVHEGATIQTSAFLSAFFTLLGTHGLHVSLGIGWITLILIQLARRGLTPVTARKTFIASLYWHFLDVVWIFIFTFVYLKGMVM, translated from the coding sequence ATGAGTACACATACTCAATCAACCGGACCATTAGAATATCGTGGATTACAAAATCAAATGAATATATTAGGGTTTTGGATTTTTCTTGGAGCAGAGATCGTTCTCTTCTCCACCCTATTCGCTTCTTATTTTGTTTTAGAAATGAATACAGCAGGCGGACCGACTCAAGCAGAATTATTCAAAATCAAAGATGTTATGATCGAAACTATGCTTCTTTTAACTAGTAGCTTCACATCCGGTTTGGCTATTCACCAAATGCGTGAAGGCAAACTTAAAGGATTAATTAGTTGGATGATTGTTACGTTACTACTTGGTCTTGGCTTTGTTTATATGGAGGTTACTGAATTTATCCATTATGTCCATGAAGGAGCAACGATTCAAACAAGTGCATTTCTATCTGCATTCTTTACTTTACTTGGAACACATGGATTGCACGTATCTCTAGGAATTGGTTGGATTACACTTATTCTTATTCAACTAGCTCGCAGAGGACTAACACCTGTAACAGCAAGAAAGACGTTTATTGCTAGTCTTTATTGGCACTTCTTAGATGTTGTTTGGATTTTCATCTTTACATTCGTCTATCTGAAAGGGATGGTGATGTAA
- the qoxD gene encoding cytochrome aa3 quinol oxidase subunit IV encodes MAKEHKNSFWNHVVGFVLSIVLTFVAAGVALKTDFSYTVIMWIIGALAILQAGIQLFMFMHITEKSGTINIINIVYSVFLALVIVFGSIWILTSGHAAH; translated from the coding sequence ATGGCGAAAGAGCATAAAAATTCATTCTGGAATCATGTAGTAGGGTTTGTGTTATCCATTGTCTTAACGTTTGTTGCAGCTGGTGTTGCACTTAAAACAGACTTTTCCTATACAGTTATCATGTGGATTATAGGAGCCCTCGCTATTTTACAAGCAGGAATTCAGTTATTTATGTTCATGCACATCACGGAGAAATCCGGAACGATTAACATTATTAATATTGTTTATAGTGTATTTCTTGCTTTGGTCATCGTGTTTGGATCTATTTGGATCCTTACATCTGGTCACGCAGCACATTAA
- a CDS encoding sodium:solute symporter family protein, translated as MDSQFLVSFGLILATFGLYIGIALFNKAKQTSDFYVAGRSVPAVFNGMAIGADWMSAASFIGMAGTIMIMGYDGLAYIMGWTGGYLLLTFLLAPQLRKYGRYTVPEFIGDRYQSNAARLIAAVATIIISFTYSIGQLSGSGVVIGRLLEVDVAIGTMVGVVLIAFYSALGGMKGITWTQVAQYLVLIIAYLIPVIFMSLQLTSNPMPWLSYGQIVGELQELDQQLGITEYVVPFTEATKWQFLALMFTLMAGTAGLPHVIVRFYTVATMKAARWSGAWALLFIGLLYLSAPAYAAFSRFILMDQVAGSAINNLPAWTTAWVDTGQLSVADQNGDGVLQWAEIVISKDIVVMATPEIANLGIFVIGLMAAGAMAAALSTAGGLMISISAALSHDIYYRSINPNASEARRLAVGRWSIVIATVVAGLVALNPPGAITQIVAWAFALASGTFFPALLLGVWWKRSNGPGVIAGMVTGLSVSLAYIFAAKYGGFTILGIVDTGAGVFGATAAIIANIVVSLLTKEPTQKVQDEVIDLRYPEEMTYKDGEVWIKDGTEG; from the coding sequence ATGGATTCACAGTTTTTAGTGTCTTTCGGACTAATATTAGCAACATTTGGTCTATACATAGGTATAGCCTTATTTAATAAAGCCAAGCAAACATCTGATTTTTACGTAGCAGGAAGAAGTGTACCAGCTGTCTTCAACGGAATGGCGATTGGAGCTGACTGGATGAGTGCTGCTTCCTTTATAGGGATGGCCGGAACGATTATGATCATGGGCTATGACGGATTAGCCTATATTATGGGATGGACAGGTGGTTATTTACTCCTTACGTTCTTGCTTGCTCCTCAGCTACGTAAGTATGGTCGTTATACAGTTCCTGAATTTATTGGGGATCGTTATCAAAGCAATGCAGCCCGATTAATTGCTGCTGTCGCTACCATCATCATTAGCTTCACCTACTCCATTGGCCAATTATCAGGGTCAGGGGTTGTAATCGGACGTTTATTAGAAGTAGATGTTGCGATTGGTACTATGGTTGGTGTTGTACTTATTGCCTTCTATTCAGCTCTGGGTGGTATGAAGGGGATTACTTGGACTCAGGTCGCTCAATATCTCGTTCTTATCATTGCGTACCTAATTCCTGTTATCTTTATGTCTTTACAGTTAACGAGTAACCCGATGCCATGGTTATCTTACGGTCAAATTGTAGGGGAGCTACAGGAGCTGGATCAACAGCTTGGTATAACAGAATATGTCGTACCGTTTACGGAGGCGACAAAATGGCAATTCCTAGCACTCATGTTTACGTTAATGGCAGGTACAGCAGGTCTGCCGCACGTTATTGTTCGTTTTTATACAGTCGCAACGATGAAAGCTGCAAGATGGAGTGGAGCTTGGGCATTGCTTTTCATCGGTCTACTGTATTTGTCCGCTCCTGCATATGCTGCTTTTTCTCGTTTTATTTTAATGGACCAAGTAGCAGGTTCTGCAATAAACAATCTTCCTGCATGGACCACAGCATGGGTAGATACAGGACAATTATCGGTTGCTGATCAAAATGGAGATGGAGTTTTGCAATGGGCAGAGATTGTCATAAGTAAAGATATTGTAGTTATGGCGACGCCAGAAATCGCCAATTTAGGAATATTTGTAATCGGTTTAATGGCAGCCGGTGCAATGGCCGCAGCTTTATCAACAGCTGGTGGACTTATGATTTCGATTTCAGCAGCACTGTCTCATGATATTTACTATCGCTCGATAAACCCGAATGCAAGTGAAGCAAGACGTTTGGCAGTTGGACGTTGGTCGATTGTCATTGCAACGGTGGTAGCAGGTCTAGTTGCCTTAAATCCACCTGGAGCAATCACACAAATTGTAGCGTGGGCATTTGCACTAGCATCTGGAACCTTCTTCCCAGCCTTACTGTTAGGGGTCTGGTGGAAACGCTCCAATGGTCCTGGGGTTATTGCAGGGATGGTAACGGGACTTTCCGTTTCGTTAGCCTATATCTTTGCCGCTAAATATGGTGGCTTTACGATATTAGGGATTGTAGATACAGGTGCCGGTGTATTTGGTGCAACTGCAGCGATTATTGCTAATATTGTAGTCTCTTTATTAACTAAAGAACCGACGCAAAAGGTTCAGGATGAAGTCATCGACTTACGCTATCCAGAAGAAATGACGTATAAAGATGGAGAAGTTTGGATAAAGGATGGAACCGAAGGATAA
- a CDS encoding DUF4212 domain-containing protein, with product MKKVEKKVADDYFKLRTTLIIIYLAVGVCVSYLVVFFARDLSSITFNGFPLHYYMGAQGAVLTFIILLFVNAFVSDKIDQKFGIRTEEKTSISSGKTLDQ from the coding sequence ATGAAAAAAGTAGAGAAAAAAGTTGCAGATGATTACTTTAAACTGAGAACGACATTAATCATTATTTATTTAGCAGTAGGTGTTTGTGTGTCTTATTTGGTTGTGTTTTTTGCAAGGGACTTATCTTCTATTACGTTTAACGGTTTCCCACTGCATTACTACATGGGAGCCCAAGGAGCGGTACTGACATTTATCATTCTTCTTTTTGTAAACGCTTTCGTTAGTGATAAAATCGATCAGAAATTTGGCATTAGAACCGAAGAGAAAACGAGTATATCAAGTGGGAAAACTTTAGATCAATAG
- a CDS encoding 5' nucleotidase, NT5C type has protein sequence MRTLLIDMDSVICDLMTEWHKRYNEDYKDNLHVGKLTSWKSEQFVKPECGKKIYDYLKEPGLFLRLKPLPNAIEVIDRLHKQFDILIVTSSVSTAFQEKEQWIEEYLPFIGKHNIIFSHRKNMVVGDLLFDDAPHNLEGFLSKGRLAVAMDYPYNQNISVPRVQNWLDFEQFVLSLDWEKENVYETC, from the coding sequence TTGAGAACTTTACTGATTGATATGGACTCTGTCATTTGCGACCTCATGACAGAATGGCATAAGCGATATAACGAGGATTATAAAGATAACCTCCATGTTGGAAAATTAACCTCGTGGAAATCTGAGCAGTTTGTAAAGCCAGAGTGTGGAAAGAAGATTTACGATTACCTAAAAGAACCTGGGCTTTTTCTTCGTTTAAAGCCTCTTCCTAACGCGATAGAAGTAATCGATCGGCTTCACAAGCAATTCGATATATTAATCGTTACGAGCAGTGTTTCCACTGCTTTTCAAGAGAAAGAGCAATGGATTGAGGAATACCTCCCTTTTATCGGAAAGCACAATATTATTTTTTCTCATCGGAAAAATATGGTCGTTGGAGATTTATTATTCGATGATGCCCCACATAACTTAGAGGGTTTCCTTTCCAAAGGTCGACTAGCTGTCGCCATGGATTATCCTTACAACCAAAACATTAGTGTTCCACGGGTACAAAACTGGTTGGATTTTGAACAATTCGTCCTGAGTTTGGATTGGGAAAAGGAGAACGTCTATGAAACATGCTGA
- a CDS encoding NAD(P)/FAD-dependent oxidoreductase → MKHADVIILGGGPAGISAAIWCDRLGLDYLLMEQAAELGGQLRHIENAFIDYPGILTKNGKELQQHFMNHLKKANIDYSLNSELIQIDPVQRIIFFKNNGGIQNLSYRYLIVATGSGQRKLGIPGEQAMLDRGESYSATKDSPKFKNKQVAVIGGGDRAMEGALLLAEAGAHVHVIHRSEYFRARDQYLKEAQNHERIQIYTNTYASKINGEQQVNSLELNNVEEKPFILSVEAVFIRIGVEPNSHFLDGMVDVDAVGYIQTDSIGLTSDSSILAIGDVCTEPLFSSVSTAVGHGAVVAKYVSSKLKSK, encoded by the coding sequence ATGAAACATGCTGATGTCATTATTTTAGGTGGTGGACCAGCTGGTATATCAGCGGCCATCTGGTGTGATCGACTCGGACTTGATTACCTTTTAATGGAGCAAGCCGCAGAGCTTGGAGGACAATTACGTCATATAGAAAACGCCTTTATTGATTATCCCGGAATTCTTACTAAGAATGGAAAGGAACTTCAGCAACATTTTATGAATCATTTAAAAAAGGCAAACATCGACTACTCTTTAAACTCAGAGTTAATCCAGATTGATCCAGTTCAAAGAATAATCTTTTTTAAAAATAATGGTGGCATTCAGAATTTGTCCTACCGTTACCTAATCGTGGCAACAGGTTCTGGTCAAAGAAAATTAGGTATCCCAGGTGAGCAAGCTATGTTAGATCGTGGAGAATCTTATTCCGCAACAAAGGACAGTCCGAAATTCAAGAATAAGCAAGTTGCGGTTATCGGCGGTGGAGATCGGGCTATGGAAGGAGCCCTTCTATTGGCGGAGGCTGGCGCTCATGTCCATGTTATTCACCGTTCCGAATACTTCCGTGCAAGGGATCAATACCTAAAGGAAGCCCAAAACCATGAGCGTATTCAGATTTATACGAATACATATGCCTCGAAAATTAACGGCGAGCAACAAGTGAACTCGCTTGAGTTAAACAATGTGGAAGAGAAACCTTTTATACTTTCTGTGGAAGCAGTATTTATTAGAATTGGCGTGGAACCTAATAGTCACTTTTTAGACGGGATGGTAGATGTTGATGCTGTTGGTTACATTCAGACCGATTCCATAGGGTTAACGAGTGATTCATCCATTCTCGCTATTGGGGATGTCTGTACAGAACCTTTATTTTCAAGTGTTTCTACAGCCGTTGGCCACGGGGCAGTGGTAGCCAAGTACGTATCTAGTAAACTAAAGTCAAAATAA
- a CDS encoding DUF1801 domain-containing protein, giving the protein MEFQKIFNSLKPILEKYEPYMNVVHNTDSHYYLDTSFIQKHNKKPVFFAAVQIKKNYVSFYLMPVYVKPELLQDISPELKKRMQGKSCFHFKKEDIALFEELANLTEKGFTAFQETGFIQA; this is encoded by the coding sequence GTGGAGTTCCAAAAGATATTTAATTCACTTAAACCAATTTTAGAGAAATACGAACCTTATATGAATGTTGTTCACAATACAGACTCCCATTATTACTTGGACACCTCTTTCATACAGAAGCATAACAAGAAACCTGTCTTTTTTGCTGCGGTTCAGATAAAGAAAAATTACGTGAGCTTCTACTTGATGCCTGTATATGTAAAACCCGAACTTTTGCAGGACATCTCCCCCGAGTTAAAAAAAAGAATGCAAGGAAAGTCCTGCTTTCATTTTAAGAAAGAAGACATAGCATTATTTGAGGAGTTAGCAAATCTTACGGAAAAAGGGTTCACAGCTTTTCAAGAAACAGGGTTCATCCAAGCTTAA
- a CDS encoding alpha/beta hydrolase: MKGFWREEKVNDHSLFIYLPQDYKETNKRFPVLYVQDGAALFKDQIEQVEEKMNKGQQVILVGIEPINRIDEYTPWHAPALRDDFPDYGGKGKEYIDLVVEEIKPFIDKQYRTRPEKENTGIIGASLGGLISLYACYKYSDVFTRFGLLSTSLWYEGFLSFMRSQHLNMKNQRMFLSVGESEGENKTNVQKDMVSNTEEAIAIMRENGLKEYTYKKVPGRKHEVAFFQAVFPEAVAWLFRNQA; encoded by the coding sequence ATGAAAGGTTTTTGGAGAGAAGAAAAGGTTAATGATCATTCCTTATTCATCTATTTGCCACAGGATTACAAGGAAACAAACAAGCGCTTTCCAGTGCTTTACGTTCAGGATGGGGCAGCCTTATTCAAAGACCAGATTGAACAAGTGGAAGAAAAAATGAATAAGGGGCAACAAGTTATTTTAGTCGGAATAGAACCGATTAATCGGATTGATGAATATACCCCATGGCATGCCCCTGCTTTAAGGGATGATTTTCCGGATTATGGAGGGAAGGGAAAGGAATATATAGATCTAGTTGTTGAGGAAATCAAGCCTTTTATCGATAAGCAGTATCGGACGAGGCCAGAAAAGGAAAATACCGGGATTATCGGAGCGTCGTTAGGAGGGTTGATTTCTCTTTATGCTTGCTACAAATATTCGGATGTGTTTACTCGATTTGGCTTATTGTCGACTTCGCTCTGGTATGAAGGATTCCTTTCGTTTATGCGTAGCCAACATCTAAATATGAAAAATCAACGTATGTTCCTGTCTGTTGGAGAAAGCGAAGGGGAAAATAAAACAAATGTACAAAAGGACATGGTGTCTAACACGGAAGAGGCCATAGCGATTATGAGGGAAAACGGGTTAAAGGAATACACATACAAGAAAGTACCTGGTCGAAAGCATGAAGTTGCTTTCTTTCAAGCCGTTTTCCCTGAGGCAGTGGCATGGTTATTTAGAAATCAAGCTTAA